CAACGCCTAGTCTATCTCTTTCATCAATAAATTTTTGTTGTTCTTTTGTTATATCATCAATTTCTTTTAATTTTTTATCCAATTCAGCTTTGGCTGTATAATATTTTTCTTTCAAGGATTCTAAAATTTGTGAATTGGCTCTTCCATTTTTCTTGTTTTCTAAGAATTTTCTAAATTCAGTAATGGCTTCTAGGGAATTTGTTTTAGTTTCATAATTTGCTTTTGCAGAATAAAGTTGGTGTTTTTTATAATCTACAGCTTTTTCTAAATCTTTCTTATGTTGGGAAAACTTGGTCAATTCCTCAATTATTCCCTTAGCCCTTTGGTCATGAATATTAGCTAGGTTTTTAAGGTAGGTTTTATTATCTTTTGCAAAATCATTCCTATCATCAGCTAAATTTTTATTTAACCATTCAGATATTGATTTAGATTTGTGGAATTCTTTTCGCTTCATAGCTTCATTTTCTAAATATTCTTGATAAGCATTTTCTGCTTCTTCTTTTTCTCTTATGCTATCTTGCAAGGTTTTAGATGCTTCAGCAACTTCATTGACTTTAGAATTTTGAATACCTTCTAGATTTTTATCTTTAATAATAGCATTTTTATAGTCAGTTTCATAACCTAAGGCAAGTTCTTCTTTCTTGTAAGCATTGTATCTATCATCTCTTTTTTGCTCACTACTTGCAAGTTCTTTCTTATTTTCTATAATTTTTTCATTCTTATCTTTTACTTCTTTTTCTAGCCTATTGTAATTTTCATCAATAATTTTTGATTTAGCTAATGCTTTTTCTCTGAAGGCTTTATAGGCTGGGGTATCTTTTTTATCTGGATTTTGGCTTTCAAATTCTTTTATAAATTCTTCAATCCCATTTTTTTGACCATATGCCTTATATAAATCGCCTTCTATTTTAGATAAGTCCTCCTTTAGATTATCTTCTTTCTTTTGAATTTGGCCGTGATAATTCTCCGCTAAATCATATTCATTTTTTAAATCATCTACCCTATCTTTACTCGCAAAATCAGGGCTTGGGCTAGGGTTGGCTTTTTCAGCCTCATAAACTTTTTCTGCATTTTGATATGTTTTAGTAGCTGCTTCTAATTCTGCATTTACTTCTTTTTCTCTTTGCTTGAGTTCTTCAATTTTCTTATCTAATTCATTTTTCTGTTGTTCTTTGGCTAGGATTTCTTCATTATTTTTTATATTTTCTTCTATTTTTCCAAGCTTTTTTTCTAAAGCTTCTTTCTCTTCTTGGTTTTTTGCTGCATCTTTTTTTGCTTGATCTAAGTCTTTTTCAAGATTTGTTTTTTTATCTTGGGCTGATTTAAGGTTTTCTTTTGCTTGATCTAATTCAGACTTCGCTTTTTCATTAAGGTTTTTCCCTTCATCCGCTCTTGCAGTTTCTATTTTTCCCATAAAAGGCAGGACCGATGCCATCATTAGGCTTGTAATTATAATTTTTTTCTTCATTTTTTATCTCCTAAAATTTTATATTCCTATAATAAAATATTGCTTGTTAAATTTATGTTAAGGAGATAATATTTTTTATAATTTCCTATAATCATTGATATAAAGCCATTTACGATAAATATATCCAAGCCTTATTGTTGCGAAAAAATAAAATAAACATAAAATTTTCCAAGAAAAAACACCCACTAGGGGTGGATTTTCTGTTAGATTAATTAGTCTCTTTTGCTTGCTGCGTATGCAACTGAAGCTGCTGCTAGGATACCTGCAATGCCTGCTACTCCAGCAACACCTGTTTTTGCGTTGTTACCAGCTTTTTTAGAAGGAGTTTTTTCTTCTTTCTTTTCTTCTGGTTTATTTTCTTCTTCTTGTTTTTCTTCTGGTTTATCTTTGATTAGATCTTTGATTTCGCTTGTTGTAGAGTCTAATTCTTTGATTAGAGCGTCTGTGTTATCAGCTTCTTCATCAGCGTAAGCTGTAGCGATGAAGGCTACTTTAGCTTTTGCTAATTTTTCGTCAGCTTTTTTGATAAGAGATTCAGCTTTAACAACTAGAGCATTAAGTTTAGCTTCAACGTTTTTGATCTTTTCTGGAGAAAGTTCTTTTAGAAGAGCTACAGCCTTGATAGCTGTTCTAGCTTCTTCTCTTGCTGTCTTAAGTTCTTCAAGGTTGTCTTTCTTTTTTGGTTTTGATGTTTGTTTGTTTCTATCCTTATTATTAGCATTATTTACATCGTCTTTAGAAGCTTTTTTTGCTGCCTTTTCAGATTTTTGCCTTTCTTCTATAATTTTTTGTTCGATATAGGCATTATAATCACCGTAAGCTTGAGATACCGCTTGATTTCCTTTATTTTTAACCGCTTCAAGTCGTTCTAAGAAATATTTCTTTTCTTCATCGGATAATTGATCGTCGGTACTTATCACTCTTTTAAAATAATCAAATTGGCTTTCATTCTTAAGAAAATTTGCAGATCCTTCTACTCCCCTAATAGCTTCTTTCGCATGCGCTTTGCTTACAAAGCCACCAGTTGCTAATAAAATTGCCATTGCACCTGCAAGGACTTTTTTGTTTGTTTTCATAAATTTACTCCTTTTAATATCTACTTTCGTAATTCAGTTTTTTATCACTTTACCGTCCATTTTTATATTTTCAATTTATATTTATGACTAAGAATTTTTATGTAATCACAAAAAAACCACCCTCTTTTGAGGATGGTCTTTATTTAAATTATAATCTAAATAAATCTATAAGCCCACAGCCGCGAATTTTGGGCTTTTATTTATTAAACTAGTTCGATGATTGCGCGTTCTGATCCGTCGCCTCTTCTTGGTCCTAGTTTTAGTACTCTTGTGTATCCACCGTTTCTGTCTTCGTATTCTGGTGCGATTTCAGAAAATAGTTTTTGTACAAGTTTTGGCTCGTAAAGATAGCTTGCTGCTTGTCTTCTTGTGTGAAGTGTGTTTCTCTTACCTAGGGTGATCATCTTTTCAGCCATTTTTTGTGTTTCTTTAGCTCTTGTTAGGGTAGTTTCGATTCTACCGTGTTCAAGTAATGAACCCACTAGGTTTCTAAGCATAGCATCTCTATGGTCTGTTCTTCTACCAAGTTTTCTTTTGCCTGCCATATTTCCTCCTATTCATCTTTTAGGGAAAATCCAAGTTCATGGATTTTATCTATTACTTCAGTTAGTGATTTTTTACCGAAATTTTTGATTGTCTTTAGTTCTGATTCTGGAACTGCTATTATGTCTGCCACAGTGTTGAAGCCTGCTCTTTTTAGACAGTTGAATGATCTTAATGATAGGTCTAGTTCTTCGATTGTTCTATCTAGATCTTCGTTTGTATCTTCTTCAACTATTTCTTCTTCAACTTCAATTTCTTCTGGTGGGAATGTCTTTCCTGGTAGTTCCTTGAAGAATGAGAAGTTGTCGATTAGGATTGATGAGCCTTCTGCTAGGGCTTCTTGTGGAGTTACTGTTCCATTTGTCCATACTTCTATTATTAGCTTATCAAAGTCTGTAGATTCTCCTACCCTGGTGTTTTCAACTGTGAAGTTTACTTTTTCTACTGGGGTGAAGGATGAATCGATAGCGATAGTTCCTATAGGATCTTTTTCATCTTTATTGTCTTCTGATATCCTATAACCATTTCCATTTGTTACATCCATAGCTATTAGTAGCTTACTTTTATCGTTAACTGTAGCTATATAATGGTCTGGATTGGCTATTTCAACTAAGGCATCTTCTTTTATATCTTTGGCTGTTACTATCTTTGGTCCTTCAATTTCTAGAAATAAGGTTACATCTTCGTCTGAATGTTTTTTTACATTTAGGCCTTTGATGTTTAGGATTATTTCTGGAACGTCTTCAACTACTCCATCAATTATAGAAAATTCATGAAGTACTCCATCGATTAGTATTTTTGAGACGCTAGAACCAGGTAAGGATGATAAGAGCACCCTTCTCATGCTGTTTCCAATGGTTGTACCATATCCTCGCTCAAGTGGGTATAGGGCAAATTTACCGTAGTGGTCTTCTTCCCTTATATCCAATATCTCTATATTAGTTTCTATTTTATCGATCATGGTAGCTCCTTAGTTCTAACTATTACTTAATCCTACTTAGAGTAGAACTCTACTATCATACGTTCTTCAACTGGAATGTCTATTTCTTCTCTTGTTGGGAACTTTACTACTTTTACTTTTAGGTTTTCTATGTCGCTATCTAACCATTCAACTACACCAAATGATGCATTTACTTCTTTGATAGCTTTAAATAGTGTGTTTGTTCTAGATTTTTCTCTAACTTCGATTACATCACCTTCTTCAACTAAGTAAGATGGGATGTCTACTTGCTTACCATTTACGAGTAGGTGGCCGTGTGTCACGATTTGTCTTGCTTCTCTTCTTGTTCTAGCAAGGCCTGATCTGAAGGCTATGTTATCTAGTCTTCTTTCACAAAGGATTATAAGTTGTTCACCTGTTTGACCTTTCATTCTGCTAGCTTTGTCGTAGTAGCCTCTAAATTGTTTTTCGCTTACTCCGTAGATGAATTTAGCTTTTTGTTTTTCTCTTTGTTGCATACCATACTCAGATAGTTTGCTTCTTCTTTTTGGAAGAGCTCTATTTGAAGAACCTGTGTATCCTAGGTAGGCTGGAGAAATTCCTAAAGCTCTCGCTCTTTTGTATACTGGATCTTTGCTTACTGCCATAATATCTCCTTAATTAAACTCTTCTTCTCTTTGGTGGTCTACAACCGTTGTGTGGGATTGGTGTTACGTCTTTAATCATTGTAACTTCTAGTCCTGCTGCTTGTAGACTTCTGATTGCTGCTTCTCTTCCTGAACCTGGTCCTTTTACATAAACTTCTACAGTTTTTAGGCCTTGGTCGATTGCAATTTTAGCTGCAGTTTCTGCTGCTTCACCTGCTGCGAATGGAGTAGATTTTCTACTTCCTCTAAAGCCTAGTTGTCCTGCGCTTGCCCAAGAGAGTGCGTTTCCTTGCATATCAGTAAGTGTTACCATTGTATTATTGAATGTTGATGAAATGTGAGCTTGGCCACGTTCAACATTCTTTTTAACTCTTCTTCTACCTTTGGTAGATTTTTTTCCTTTTGGAGCCATCTATTAACCCTTTCTGCTTTTTCTTGTTCTTGCGTTGTTCTTTGTGTTTTGACCTCTTACTGGAAGACCGTTTTTATGTCTAAGTCCTCTATAAGAACCATTTTCTCTAAGTGCTTTGATGTTAAGACTTGTTTCTCTTCTTAGGTCACCTTCGATTGTGTAGTGGTCTAATTGTTCACGGATCTTACCAAGTTCTTCTTCTGTAAGGTCTTTCATCTTTGTATCAGGATTTATTCCTGCTTTTTCTAATATTTCGTTAGCAGTTGCTCTTCCTACACCATAAATATATGTTAGTCCAATTTCTGCTCTTTTTTCTCTAGGTAAATCTATACCAGCTATTCTTGGCATTAAACCCTCCTAACCTTGTCTTTGTTTGTGTTTTGGATTTTCGCAGATTACCATAACTTTACCATTTCTTTTGATAATCTTGCATTTATCACACATTTTTTTAACTGATGCTCTAACTTTCATGTTTGCTCCTAACTTAAGTTTATATCTTATTTTTAGATCTAACTTTTAAAATTAAAGTTAATGTCCTTTGCCTTGGTAATTATTTGCGTCTCCAAGTAATTCTACCTTGGCTAAGATCGTAAGGAGATAGCTCTACAGTTACTGTATCTCCTTCTAATATTCTAATGCTGTTCATACGAAGCTTGCCTGATATGTGAGCTTGTACTTCATGTCCGTTGTCTAGTCTTACCCTAAATATTGCATTAGGCATTGCTTCGACAACTTCTCCTGTAACTTCTATAGCATCTTTTTTTGACATTGATAGAACCTCCTTTATAAATTTTCTAAAATGTCTATTGAACGCTTGTGTTTTATCAACGACTTTGTTCTAGAAATCTTTGTAAGATTCTATCACATCTAATTTTTTCTTAGCATAAATTAGTTTACTTTCCTAATTTATCGTTAAATTCGTTAAAAACTTCTTCTGGAGTTTTAGCGCCATCTATTTTAACTAACTTTCCTGCCTTTTCATAGTATTCTATGAGTGGACTGGTGAAGTCATTATATACTGCAATACGGTTTTTAACTGTTTGTTCATTATCATCATTTCTTTGAATGAGCTTTCCGCCACATTTATCACAAAGGCCTTCTTTTTGAGGCTTATTGTTCATTATGTGGAAGGTTGCTCCACAGTCTTCGCAAACCCTTCTGCCTGTAATTCTTTCAATTAGGATTTCATCATCTACATCAAAATAAACTACCTGGCCTATTTCAGTATTTCTTTCTGCCATTCCCTTATCTAGGGCCTTGGCTTGGTCTAAGTTTCTAGGAAATCCGTCGAATAGTACTATTCTTTCATCCCTATTTTCCACTTTGTCAAAGGCATCCCATACTAGATCAATTGTTAATTCATCTGGCACAAGGTCTCCTCTGTCCATATAAGATTTTGCTTTCATTCCCAGTTCAGTTTTATTTGAGATATTGTATCTGAATATGTCACCTGTTGCTATCTGAACTGCGTCTAATCTGTCTATTATTTTACTTGATAGCGTACCCTTACCAGCTCCTGGTGGGCCTAACAATATTATATTCATTTCTTACCTGTTTAAAAATCCTTTATATTGCTTCATAGTCATCATAGCTTCGATTTGTTTTACAGTTTCAATAATTACACCTACAACGATGATTACTGATGATCCACCAAATGATATTTGTAGTCCTAGGAGTCTGCTTGCTATAGCTGGTACTATGGTTAGTAGGGCTAAGCAAATTGAACCGATGAAGGTTATTCTTGTTGATACAGTTGCTAGGAAATCACTGGTTGGTTTACCAGGTCTAATTCCCGGAACGAAACCACCATTTTGTTGTAGTTGCTTTGCATATTCAACGGTGTTAAATTGGATTTGGTTATAGAAGTATGCGAATACTAGGATAAGTACAGTTTGTACTAATAGATATACCGCGAAACCAAATGTTGATTTGTTGAAAAATGCAGTTAATCCGCTTTCTCCACCATTTCCGAAGAATAGTGATACAGTAGAAGGAATAGCAAGTACTGCTGATGCGAAGATGATTGGCATTACTCCGCCCATGTTTACCTTTACTGGAATATGGGTTGATTGGCCGCCGTACATCTTACGTCCTACTACTCTTTTTGCGTATTGGATTGGGATTTTTCTTTCACCTTCAGATATCATTACTACTGCTATTACTATTAGGACAACTAAAATTGACATAATAGCTATAGCAAGAACGCTTGTAGTATTGTAGTGAAGGCCTTCTTGCCATCTAGAAATGGTTCTTGGGAAGGATGCTATAATACCCATGAAGATTAGTAAACTTGTACCGTTACCAAGTCCCTTTTCTGTCATAGTTTCACCCATCCATGTTACAAACATTGTTCCGCCTATTAGGGTAACATTCATGGCTATCTTTTGGAAGCCTGTTGCACTTGATAGGGCTGCACCGTAAAGGCCGTTTGTAATGGCTATTGCCTGGAATATGGCAAGTACTATTGTCATATACCTGGTGTATTTTTGAATGGTTTTTCTTCCCTGTTCACCCTCACGAGTTAATTCTTCTAACCTTGGTATTACTACAGTTAGTAATTGCATTACGATTGATGCTGTAATGTAAGGTTGAACTCCTAGGGCAAATATTGATAAGGTTGATAGTCCACCACCTGTTAACATATTTAGGTAGTCAACAAGGGTTCCTTCAATGTTTGAATATACGTTTGCTAAGGCCTTTGTATCGATAAAAGGTATTGGAATGTTGTTTCCAAGCCTATATATTACAAGCATCAAGAGGGTGAATCGGAATTTCTTCCTGATTTCTTCTTCCCCTGCTGCTCTTTTAATTATATCTAACATAGCTACTTCTTTCTATTAAGCTTTTTTAGATGGTTTTACCCACTTTTTCACTTCGATAGTTTCTACACTTCCACCTGCTTGTTCGATTTTTTCTACAGCAGATTTTGTGAATTTATGAGCTTTTATTGTTAGTTTCTTTTCTAGTTCGCCATCGCCTAGGATCTTAACTCCAGCTTTAGCTTTGTTTTTCTTTAATAGTTTTGTCTCAAATAATAATTCTGGTGTAACTTCTGTACCATCTTCAAAGACGTTTAAGCTTTCAACATTGATTGTTTCGTAAATCTTTCTGTTGATATTTTTAAAACCTCTTTTAGGTAAGAGTCTGTATAGAGGCATTTGACCACCTTCGAAACCTGGTCTTACTCCTCCACCACTTCTTGAGTTTTGTCCGTCTTGTCCACGACCAGATCTTTTACCTAGTCCTGAACCAGCTCCTCTTCCTTTACGTTTCTTATCTTTTAATTTAACGTTTGGTTGTAAATCATGTAATTTCATTTTACACCTCAGTCTATATTCTTAACTTCAACCATGTGTCTGATTTTGTGAACCATTCCCTTGGTTGCGTCATTATTTTCTTTAACAACTGATTGACCGATTTTTCTAAGGCCAAGCGCTTTTGCTGTTGCGATCTGTCCATCTTTTTTACCGATAAAAGATCTTTTAAGTGTGATTTCAATTCTTGCCATTGTACTCTCCTTAATAGTCAAATTCTTCTACCGATATACCACGAAGTCTTGCAACTTCTTCTACAGTCTTCATGTTGTAAAATGCGTTTATACATGCGTTAATGATATTTCTTGGATTTGATGTACCAAGGTTTTTAGCTTTGATATCCTTGAATCCTGCAAGTTCGCATATAGCACGTACTGGACCACCTGCGATGATTCCTGTACCTTCTACTGCTGGCATTAGTAATACCTTACCTGCACCATCAACTCCTTGAATTCTGTGTGGAATTGTTGTTCCTACTACTGGAACTTCTATCATTTGCTTTTTAGCATTTTCTGTAGCTTTTCTGATTGCTTCTGGTACTTCTGTAGCTTTACCTGTTCCAACACCTACAACACCGTTTGAGTTTCCTACAACTACTAGGGCTGTAAATCTGATGTTACGTCCACCTTTTACAGTTTTAGCAACTCTGTTGATTGCAACTACTCTATCTTCGAGGTTTAGTTTTTCTACTTCACTTTTTAATAAATATTTCATTTTACCAACCTCCTAAAACTTAAGACCAGCTTCTCTTGCTGCTTCTGCTAGTGCTTTGACTTTTCCGTGATATAAATAACCATTTCTATCAAATACAACTTCTTCGATGCCAGCTTCAAGAGCTCTCTTACCTATTGCTGCTCCAACTTTCTTAGCTGTTTCAACGTTAGCGTGTTCGCTTTCTGCTACATCTTTTTGAAGGCTGTTAGCACTTGCAAGTGTTACGCCGTTAACATCGTCAATTAGTTGTGCATAGATGTTTGTGTTTGATTTATAAACTGAAAGTCTTGGTCTTTGAGGAGTTCCTGATATCTTTGCTCTAACTCTTTTTTTACGAGTTATAAGTCTATCGTTTTTATTCTTCTTAGCCATTTATATCTCCTACTTACCTGTCTTACCAACTTTACGTCTTACATGCTCATCAGCGTATCTGATTCCCTTGCCCTTGTATGGTTCAGGTTTTCTCTTAGCTCTGATGTTTGCAGCATGTTGACCTACATGTTGTTTGTTGTATCCCTTAACAATAATAGTTCTATCATTTGGTACTTCAGTTTCGATACCTTCAGGATCTGGCATTGTGATTTGGTGAGAATAACCTAGGTTTAATACTAAGTTCTTACCTTGTTTAGCTGCTCTGTATCCTGTTCCTTCGATTTGAAGTGTTTTTTGATAACCTTCTGATACTCCTACTACCATATTGTGTATTAAAGATCTATAAAGACCGTGGTCAATGTTTTGTTGTTTTGTATAGTTTTCAGGAATTGAAAGGATTAGTTCATTTTCAACTTGTTCAAGTGTAACTCTATCGCTTATTGTTAAGCTATCTTCTCCGTTTTTTCCTTTAACTTTTACATTAAGACCATCTATAGTAACTTCTACTCCAGAAGGTATTACGATTGGTTGTTTACCTATTCTTGACATATATTACTCCTTACCATACGTAACAAATAACTTCGCCGCCTACATTTTCACGTCTTGCAGCACGGTCAGTCATAAGTCCTTTTGATGTCGAAATAATCGCTGTTCCAAGACCATCTAGTACCTTTGGAACTTCATTAGCTTTTACGTAAACTCTAAGACCTGGTTTAGAGATTCTTCTAAGGCCAGAGATTACTTTTTCGCCATTTTCTGTATATTTTAAATCTATTGTAAGAATACCTTGTTTATTGTCTTCTTCTACGTTAAACCCTGTTATAAAGCCTTCATCAAGCAGTATTTGGGCAATAGCTTTTTTCTCATTAGAAGATGGAACAGTAATCTTTTTATGATTAGCTTTGTTACCATTTCTGATTCTTGTTAGCATATCCGCTATTGGATCTGTCATCATAATTATCTTTCCCCCTTAATTACCAGCTTGCTTTTCTTACTCCTGGTATTTGTCCATTATTTGCAAGTTCTCTAAAGCAAATACGGCAAATTCCATATTTTCTTAAGTAGCCGTGTGGTCTTCCACAAAGTTTACATCTTGTATATTCTCTTGTAGAGAATCTTTGTTTTCTTTGTTGTTTAGCTCTTAGTGACTTTTTAGCCATTTTTGCTCCTTCTATTTCCTAAATGGCATTCCCATTAATTCTAAGAATGCTTTTGCTTCTTCATCAGTTTCAGCAGTAGTTACGATTGTAATATCCATTCCGTGGATGAAGTCTACATCGTCATACTTGATTTCAGGGAAGATCAATTGTTCTTTGATACCTAGTGAATAGTTTCCACGGCCATCAAAAGAATTTGGGTTGATACCTCTAAAGTCCCTAACTCTTGGAAGTGAGATTGAGATTAACTTATCTAGGAAGTCATACATCTTTTCTCTTCTAAGGGTAACTTTTGTACCAACTGCTTGACCAGCTCTTAATTTAAAGTTTGCTACTGATTTTTTAGCTTTGATTTCGATTGGTTGTTGACCTGTTATTAGGCTAAGTTCTCTCTTAGCTGCATTTAATAGGTTTTGGTTGTCTTTTGCTTCTCCAAGTCCGATGTTTATAACAATCTTTTCAAGTCTTGGAACTTGCATAACATTTTTATAACCGAACTGTTCGATAAGTTTTTCAACAACTTCGTTTTGATATTTTTCTTTAAGTCTCTGTGTCATAATATCTCCTATTACCTAGTCGAATTTTTCGTCAGTCTTTTTTGATTTACGAATCTTTTTGCCGTCTTCGTAAACAATTCCTGTACGAACACCTTTTTTAAGTTCTTCTGAGTATAGAAGTACATTTGATGCATCAATTGGACCGTTTTGTTCAAGTCTTCCTGACTCACCGCCCATTGTTGTTGCTCTTTGGTGTTTTATTTGCACGTTGGCACCTTCAACTATTACTCTATTTGTCTTTGGGAAAGCTTGTAAAACTTCTCCTACATGTCCTTTATATTCACCTGATATTATTTGGACTTTATCGCCTTTTTTTATATGCATTTTATCCCCCTATAATACTTCCGGTGCTAGTGAGATAATTCTCATGAAACCTTCAGATCTTAGTTCTCTTGTTACTGGACCAAAGATTCTTGTTCCTACTGGTGTTTGGTCGTCTTTGATGATTACTGCTGCGTTATCGTCAAATCTTATTACTGAACCATCAACTCTTTTTAGGCCTCTTTTTGTTCTAACAATAACAGCCTTAACTACTTGACCTTTTTTTACCGCTCCGCCGGGTGTTGCACTTTTTACTGAACAAACAACTACATCACCAATATTGGCATATCTTCTTCTAGTTCCTCCAAGAACTTTGATTACTAAAAGTTCTCTTGCGCCGGAGTTATCTGCTACTCTCATACGAGTTTCTTGTTGTATCATAATAATCTCCTTATTAATTAAACAATTTCTGCCGCTTGGCTAATGCGTACTAGTCTCCATCTTTTTGTTTTAGATAGGGCTCTTGTTTCCATTATTACTACTTTATCGCCAACTTTAGCTTCATTTTTCTCATCATGAGCTTTGTATTTTTTACTTCTAACTATTTTCTTTTTGTACACTGGGTGGCTAATGATATCTTCAACAAGAACTGTTATAGTCTTATCCATTGCGTCAGATACTACCACGCCTTGGCGCACGTTTCTTCTATTTCTTTCCATTGAGATTAAGCCTCCTTGCCCGCTTCAATCTTTCTTTCTGTTTGGATAGTCTTAACTCTAGCTATATCTTTCTTAACAGTTCCTATAGCTGCTGGGTTTTCTAACTGACCTGTGGCAAGCCTAAAACGAAGATTGAAAAGCTCATTTTGTAAATCAAATAGTTGTTTATCTAGATCTTTGTCTGATAAATTTCTAATTTCTGCTATTTTCATCCTTATTCCTCCGAACCTGTTACTTCAAGTCTTTGGATGAATTTTGTCTTGATTGGAAGTTTTTGTGCAGCAAGTCTCATCGCTTCTCTTGCTACCTCTTCACTAACACCACTCATCTCAAATAGTACTCTACCTGGTTTGATTACGGCTACCCAGTATTCTGGTGCACCTTTACCAGAACCCATTCTTACCTCTGCAGGCTTTTTAGATACTGGTTTGTCTGGAAATACTTTTATCCAAATATTTCCGCCTCTTTTTATATATCTTGTCATCGCACGACGAGCAGCCTCGATTTGGTTTGCTGTCATCCAGCAAGCTTCTAGAGCTTGTAAGCCATACTCACCATAAGCAAGTTGGTTACCTCTATTAGCATTACCCTTCATTCTGCCTCTATGTTGTCTACGATATTTTACTCTTTTAGGCATTAACATAAATAATACTCTCCTGATTCTTTAAGACTAATTTTGTCCCTGATTATTTCTGTTTGGACGTCTATTATTTCTTTTCTTTCTTCTGTTATTTTGTGGAGCAGCTAGTTTTGGTTCTCTTTCAGCTTTTTCTCCTGGAAGAACTTCACCTTTGTAGATCCAAACTTTGCATCCGATTTTACCGTATTCTGTGTCTGCTTCTGCAAAACCGTAGTCAATATTTGCTCTTAGTGTTTGAAGTGGAATTGTACCTTCTGAGTATCCTTCACTTCTTGCCATATCTGCTCCGCCAACTCTTCCTGAAACCATAGTTTTAATACCCTTAGCTCCAGCTCTCATTGTTCTTTGGATAGATTGTTTCATGG
This genomic window from Anaerococcus murdochii contains:
- a CDS encoding coiled-coil domain-containing protein, which gives rise to MKKKIIITSLMMASVLPFMGKIETARADEGKNLNEKAKSELDQAKENLKSAQDKKTNLEKDLDQAKKDAAKNQEEKEALEKKLGKIEENIKNNEEILAKEQQKNELDKKIEELKQREKEVNAELEAATKTYQNAEKVYEAEKANPSPSPDFASKDRVDDLKNEYDLAENYHGQIQKKEDNLKEDLSKIEGDLYKAYGQKNGIEEFIKEFESQNPDKKDTPAYKAFREKALAKSKIIDENYNRLEKEVKDKNEKIIENKKELASSEQKRDDRYNAYKKEELALGYETDYKNAIIKDKNLEGIQNSKVNEVAEASKTLQDSIREKEEAENAYQEYLENEAMKRKEFHKSKSISEWLNKNLADDRNDFAKDNKTYLKNLANIHDQRAKGIIEELTKFSQHKKDLEKAVDYKKHQLYSAKANYETKTNSLEAITEFRKFLENKKNGRANSQILESLKEKYYTAKAELDKKLKEIDDITKEQQKFIDERDRLGVGSEDVQKAKEKIAENNAEIDRLKNDIKALEKSEELKKVKSLEEQIKTLDQQIKDLQKQIKNLENPRKQDNPTRPDHRTEGSSDNNIADDYGIDLSSLSLEKMDKKIRLKNSYLRLKASVNRAKEVVTLAENYAKTGKMDANKRAKLIKLIEKLKVNIGLVEKHLVKMEASL
- the rplQ gene encoding 50S ribosomal protein L17; protein product: MAGKRKLGRRTDHRDAMLRNLVGSLLEHGRIETTLTRAKETQKMAEKMITLGKRNTLHTRRQAASYLYEPKLVQKLFSEIAPEYEDRNGGYTRVLKLGPRRGDGSERAIIELV
- a CDS encoding DNA-directed RNA polymerase subunit alpha is translated as MIDKIETNIEILDIREEDHYGKFALYPLERGYGTTIGNSMRRVLLSSLPGSSVSKILIDGVLHEFSIIDGVVEDVPEIILNIKGLNVKKHSDEDVTLFLEIEGPKIVTAKDIKEDALVEIANPDHYIATVNDKSKLLIAMDVTNGNGYRISEDNKDEKDPIGTIAIDSSFTPVEKVNFTVENTRVGESTDFDKLIIEVWTNGTVTPQEALAEGSSILIDNFSFFKELPGKTFPPEEIEVEEEIVEEDTNEDLDRTIEELDLSLRSFNCLKRAGFNTVADIIAVPESELKTIKNFGKKSLTEVIDKIHELGFSLKDE
- the rpsD gene encoding 30S ribosomal protein S4 → MAVSKDPVYKRARALGISPAYLGYTGSSNRALPKRRSKLSEYGMQQREKQKAKFIYGVSEKQFRGYYDKASRMKGQTGEQLIILCERRLDNIAFRSGLARTRREARQIVTHGHLLVNGKQVDIPSYLVEEGDVIEVREKSRTNTLFKAIKEVNASFGVVEWLDSDIENLKVKVVKFPTREEIDIPVEERMIVEFYSK
- the rpsK gene encoding 30S ribosomal protein S11, whose amino-acid sequence is MAPKGKKSTKGRRRVKKNVERGQAHISSTFNNTMVTLTDMQGNALSWASAGQLGFRGSRKSTPFAAGEAAETAAKIAIDQGLKTVEVYVKGPGSGREAAIRSLQAAGLEVTMIKDVTPIPHNGCRPPKRRRV
- the rpsM gene encoding 30S ribosomal protein S13, whose translation is MPRIAGIDLPREKRAEIGLTYIYGVGRATANEILEKAGINPDTKMKDLTEEELGKIREQLDHYTIEGDLRRETSLNIKALRENGSYRGLRHKNGLPVRGQNTKNNARTRKSRKG
- the rpmJ gene encoding 50S ribosomal protein L36, with amino-acid sequence MKVRASVKKMCDKCKIIKRNGKVMVICENPKHKQRQG
- the infA gene encoding translation initiation factor IF-1: MSKKDAIEVTGEVVEAMPNAIFRVRLDNGHEVQAHISGKLRMNSIRILEGDTVTVELSPYDLSQGRITWRRK
- a CDS encoding adenylate kinase, with the protein product MNIILLGPPGAGKGTLSSKIIDRLDAVQIATGDIFRYNISNKTELGMKAKSYMDRGDLVPDELTIDLVWDAFDKVENRDERIVLFDGFPRNLDQAKALDKGMAERNTEIGQVVYFDVDDEILIERITGRRVCEDCGATFHIMNNKPQKEGLCDKCGGKLIQRNDDNEQTVKNRIAVYNDFTSPLIEYYEKAGKLVKIDGAKTPEEVFNEFNDKLGK
- the secY gene encoding preprotein translocase subunit SecY; its protein translation is MLDIIKRAAGEEEIRKKFRFTLLMLVIYRLGNNIPIPFIDTKALANVYSNIEGTLVDYLNMLTGGGLSTLSIFALGVQPYITASIVMQLLTVVIPRLEELTREGEQGRKTIQKYTRYMTIVLAIFQAIAITNGLYGAALSSATGFQKIAMNVTLIGGTMFVTWMGETMTEKGLGNGTSLLIFMGIIASFPRTISRWQEGLHYNTTSVLAIAIMSILVVLIVIAVVMISEGERKIPIQYAKRVVGRKMYGGQSTHIPVKVNMGGVMPIIFASAVLAIPSTVSLFFGNGGESGLTAFFNKSTFGFAVYLLVQTVLILVFAYFYNQIQFNTVEYAKQLQQNGGFVPGIRPGKPTSDFLATVSTRITFIGSICLALLTIVPAIASRLLGLQISFGGSSVIIVVGVIIETVKQIEAMMTMKQYKGFLNR